A portion of the Deltaproteobacteria bacterium genome contains these proteins:
- a CDS encoding acyl carrier protein, producing the protein MDAMQTLTELIAEHLGVDASEITAETNFADDLGADSLDVAEIAIAVEDRLGITLDDAELDRIRTVGQAVEMLDSKLRHAAALRSGRSRAS; encoded by the coding sequence ATGGACGCCATGCAAACTTTGACCGAACTCATTGCGGAGCACTTGGGTGTCGACGCCAGCGAGATCACCGCGGAGACCAACTTCGCCGACGACCTGGGCGCCGACTCACTCGACGTCGCCGAGATCGCCATCGCGGTCGAAGACCGCTTGGGCATTACGCTCGACGACGCGGAACTCGATCGCATCCGCACGGTGGGACAAGCGGTTGAGATGCTCGACAGCAAACTGCGCCACGCCGCTGCACTACGCAGCGGGCGGTCGCGAGCATCCTGA
- a CDS encoding metallophosphoesterase — protein sequence MSFVQSSRPPLAQLWQAAVGWFFGHFFTLLLAAVSLAQWVTGAWLLSVLGHPLPAPIHFAGALTLYAINRKVIGTMRGQRDGRSWQARVLRGYSGVAFTALFCAVFLGLSTLGWATMRLLLGALTVEAGTTQPVVMSSARSAIDGLFHWFSVTGVSTITLAFAYGYTIGQWRLTVTQLRIPLAYPPALLGLRIAQISDIHIGQNLTVAQLQRFVARVNALDPDLICITGDIADGPAANLSTQLPILAALHARLGVFAILGNHDHYAGADRVEAELRQYTPFTILRNAIATVEVRGTRLHIVGVDDVGRDWARGVHRHDGLAALESQLSATEPVLLLSHRPEAFSHAAALGIGLTLSGHTHGGQVAMPWFGGRPRGLARFVTPFDRGLFEKEGCFLYVNRGLGVTGQRIRLFAPREISVIEVAAA from the coding sequence ATGTCGTTCGTACAATCGTCTCGGCCACCGCTGGCGCAGCTGTGGCAGGCTGCTGTCGGGTGGTTCTTCGGTCACTTCTTCACGCTCTTGTTGGCGGCGGTGAGTCTGGCTCAGTGGGTCACCGGTGCGTGGCTGCTGTCGGTGCTGGGGCATCCGTTGCCGGCGCCGATTCATTTCGCGGGTGCGCTCACGCTCTACGCGATCAATCGCAAGGTGATCGGCACCATGCGTGGCCAGCGCGACGGGCGCAGCTGGCAGGCGCGGGTGTTGCGTGGCTACTCGGGCGTGGCGTTCACGGCGCTATTTTGTGCCGTCTTCCTCGGGTTGAGCACGCTGGGGTGGGCGACCATGCGGTTGCTGCTGGGCGCACTCACGGTCGAAGCCGGCACGACGCAGCCCGTCGTCATGAGCTCGGCGCGCTCGGCGATTGATGGCCTCTTTCACTGGTTCTCGGTGACCGGGGTGAGCACGATCACGCTGGCGTTTGCCTACGGCTATACGATTGGGCAGTGGCGTCTCACGGTCACGCAGTTGCGTATTCCGCTCGCCTATCCGCCGGCGTTGCTAGGGCTGCGCATCGCCCAGATCAGCGACATTCACATCGGCCAGAATCTCACTGTGGCGCAGCTGCAGCGCTTCGTTGCCCGCGTTAACGCCCTCGATCCGGATCTGATCTGCATCACCGGCGATATCGCGGACGGACCGGCCGCAAATCTCTCGACGCAATTGCCGATCCTGGCGGCGCTACACGCTCGCCTGGGCGTCTTCGCCATTCTGGGTAATCACGATCACTATGCCGGCGCGGACCGTGTCGAGGCCGAGCTGCGCCAATACACGCCGTTCACCATCTTGCGCAACGCGATCGCCACGGTCGAGGTGCGCGGTACGCGCTTGCACATTGTTGGCGTTGATGACGTCGGACGCGACTGGGCGCGCGGCGTTCACCGTCATGACGGACTCGCAGCGCTGGAGTCGCAGCTCTCCGCGACCGAGCCGGTACTGTTGTTGTCGCATCGCCCGGAGGCTTTCAGCCACGCGGCGGCGCTCGGGATTGGCCTCACGCTGTCGGGACACACGCACGGTGGGCAAGTAGCGATGCCGTGGTTCGGCGGCCGTCCGCGCGGCCTGGCGCGCTTCGTGACGCCGTTCGATCGAGGGCTGTTCGAGAAGGAGGGGTGCTTCCTTTATGTCAATCGCGGGCTGGGGGTGACGGGGCAACGCATCCGGCTGTTCGCGCCGCGCGAGATTTCGGTGATCGAGGTCGCCGCGGCGTGA
- a CDS encoding alginate export family protein codes for MSRAEVTLDPISPKLSVAASLRTRWELWNWFEPHGTQNNDYDFIGTVARTSLKWKDDAFDVFVEAQNSALIDLPTTASAPPPQGNLGLGGVYYQQNRARNDASIFLKQGYLTLKQVGIPGLTVKGGRFEFSEGNEVLSGDATVDWLKNQRIAQRLIGPFGWSDVGRAFDGGTAAWNQAPYNVTIMASHPTAGGFDLNGMPDIDDIDVAYAGFNLTKLLASSTTDARLFYICYDDRRHQVKSDNRPLKVRAGADRFDDIQISTEGANLIHLLPTAAGPIDVLLWGAIQQGDWGLLGHDAWSWDVEAGWQPASLPWKPWLRVGVTRSSGDDNPNDGDHRTFFQILPTARPYALSTFYNMLNTTDIFQEIILRPIPGLISRTDAHVLRLTEAHDLWYQGSGATLSDSNRPEGFGFAGRPANNLHELFTVLETSLGYDWNAYLNTSLYYGHVFGGAVVSSIFAGDEADFGYFEMTLKL; via the coding sequence GTGAGCCGAGCTGAGGTAACGCTCGATCCGATCTCGCCAAAACTGTCAGTGGCCGCCAGCCTCCGCACCCGTTGGGAGCTGTGGAACTGGTTTGAACCACACGGCACGCAGAACAACGACTACGACTTCATCGGGACGGTCGCGCGAACCTCGCTGAAGTGGAAGGACGATGCCTTCGATGTGTTCGTCGAGGCGCAGAACTCCGCACTCATCGATCTGCCCACCACGGCGTCGGCACCTCCGCCGCAGGGGAATCTGGGACTCGGCGGAGTCTATTACCAGCAGAACCGCGCGCGGAACGACGCCAGCATCTTTCTCAAGCAAGGCTACCTCACCCTCAAGCAGGTCGGCATTCCCGGGCTGACGGTGAAAGGTGGGCGCTTCGAGTTCTCCGAGGGCAATGAAGTCCTCTCCGGCGATGCGACGGTCGATTGGCTGAAGAACCAGCGCATCGCGCAACGACTGATCGGGCCGTTCGGCTGGTCGGATGTCGGCCGCGCGTTCGACGGCGGCACGGCGGCGTGGAATCAGGCGCCGTATAACGTCACGATCATGGCCTCGCATCCGACCGCGGGCGGCTTCGATCTCAACGGGATGCCTGACATCGACGATATCGACGTCGCTTACGCCGGCTTCAATCTCACCAAGTTGTTGGCGTCATCCACCACCGATGCTCGGCTCTTCTACATTTGCTACGACGACCGCCGTCATCAAGTGAAGTCGGACAATCGGCCTCTGAAAGTGCGCGCCGGCGCCGACCGCTTCGACGACATCCAGATTTCGACCGAGGGCGCCAATCTCATTCACCTGCTGCCGACCGCGGCCGGACCGATCGATGTGTTACTGTGGGGAGCGATCCAGCAAGGTGACTGGGGGTTGCTCGGTCATGACGCCTGGAGTTGGGACGTCGAAGCCGGATGGCAACCGGCGTCGTTACCCTGGAAACCGTGGCTGCGGGTTGGAGTGACGCGCAGCTCCGGCGACGACAACCCGAACGACGGCGACCACCGCACCTTCTTTCAGATTCTCCCCACGGCGCGACCCTACGCGCTCTCGACCTTCTACAACATGCTGAACACCACCGACATCTTTCAGGAAATCATCCTGAGGCCGATCCCAGGCTTGATCTCACGCACGGATGCACACGTGCTGCGCCTGACGGAGGCGCACGATCTCTGGTATCAGGGATCCGGCGCAACGCTCTCGGATTCCAACCGACCCGAAGGCTTCGGATTCGCCGGTCGGCCCGCCAACAACCTGCACGAGTTGTTCACCGTGCTGGAGACTTCACTTGGCTACGATTGGAACGCGTATCTCAACACCAGCCTGTACTACGGTCATGTCTTCGGTGGCGCCGTGGTCTCCTCGATTTTCGCCGGCGACGAGGCGGACTTCGGCTATTTCGAGATGACGCTGAAGCTCTGA
- a CDS encoding Crp/Fnr family transcriptional regulator, translating to MRNERPTLSIPKEQFRSLLAETGRRMGLTEAALGELVKRAQLGHWQKNQEIFTPDDAADLVNFLVAGAVKVTCPSGNGTVLVQLVRPGQFFGLNWFAERGRPRLFGATAFTDCTVAMVTSEMMATLISDSPPQSVMRIMSYSWRALSRLLYQKCCLLGLRLEDRLKRELGVLARDFGREHDGGMLIDLPLTHADLAEFAIASRANVARVMKQFERNGLVSRIGRRVFLTPTFFDRDQNPDFDRLLATDLLRPPSQRLA from the coding sequence GTGCGAAACGAACGGCCCACCCTGAGCATCCCGAAAGAACAGTTCCGCTCGCTGCTGGCGGAGACCGGGCGACGCATGGGGTTGACCGAGGCAGCCCTCGGCGAGTTGGTGAAGCGTGCGCAGCTCGGGCACTGGCAGAAGAACCAAGAGATCTTCACCCCCGATGATGCGGCAGACCTGGTAAACTTTCTGGTTGCGGGGGCGGTCAAGGTGACCTGTCCATCGGGCAACGGCACGGTGTTGGTGCAGTTGGTGCGGCCGGGCCAGTTCTTTGGTCTCAATTGGTTCGCCGAGCGCGGCCGCCCGCGTCTGTTCGGCGCCACCGCGTTCACCGACTGCACGGTGGCGATGGTGACCAGCGAGATGATGGCGACTCTGATCAGCGACTCGCCGCCACAATCGGTGATGCGCATCATGTCGTACAGTTGGCGAGCGCTTAGTCGCCTGCTGTACCAGAAGTGCTGCCTGCTAGGCTTGCGCTTGGAAGACCGCCTCAAGCGGGAGTTGGGCGTGCTCGCGCGCGACTTCGGCCGCGAGCATGACGGCGGCATGCTGATCGATCTGCCGCTCACGCACGCCGACCTCGCTGAATTTGCGATCGCCTCGCGCGCCAACGTGGCGCGCGTTATGAAGCAGTTCGAGCGCAACGGTTTGGTGTCGCGCATCGGTCGCCGAGTCTTTCTCACGCCGACCTTCTTCGATCGCGATCAGAATCCCGACTTCGACCGCCTGCTCGCCACTGATTTGCTGCGGCCACCCTCGCAGCGTCTCGCCTAA